Proteins from a single region of Penaeus monodon isolate SGIC_2016 chromosome 12, NSTDA_Pmon_1, whole genome shotgun sequence:
- the LOC119579208 gene encoding uncharacterized protein LOC119579208, which yields MSSDDLFDAVDALEQQQYHAGEEEGLEEGRKKHITTGALLGWQQACHIQQELCRIEGLFESLLLNCQSDINPKLQNQMEKLLATIRESPNWDPADEETMEAKLTAIHTKSRYILQRLKIPAKVIDRSVDGDF from the exons ATGAGCAGTGACGACCTTTTTGATGCTGTTGACGCCCTTGAGCAACAGCAGTATCATGCTGGGGAGGAAGAAGGTCTAGAAGAGGGTCGTAAGAAACACATAACGACAGGTGCACTACTTGGATGGCAACAGGCATGTCACATCCAGCAGGAACTCTGTCGTATTGAAG GACTTTTTGAATCTCTGCTGCTGAACTGCCAATCAGACATCAACCCCAAACTACAGAATCAAATGGAAAAGCTCCTTGCGACCATCAGGGAGAGTCCAAACTGGGACCCGGCTGATGAGGAGACCATGGAGGCCAAACTCACTGCTATCCATACCAAGAGTAGATACATCCTGCAGCGACTGAAAATACCAGCCAAAGTTATTGACAGAAGTGTTGATGGGGATTTTTAA